DNA sequence from the Coturnix japonica isolate 7356 chromosome 3, Coturnix japonica 2.1, whole genome shotgun sequence genome:
agacCACACCAGTGCAGTGTAGAGTTGCTAGAAATGCGATGCTTTGTAGACTCCAGGATATGtttggccttcctggctgccTGAGCACATGTTCAACTTGCTGCTGTCTAAGACCTCCAGATCtctttcagcagggctgctttgtAGCATCTCATCCCCCAGTCTTTTTGTGTGGCCAGTTACCCCTTTTCCAGTGTAGAATTTGGCTCTTGCTCTTGTTAAAGTTCATGTGGTTGGTGATTGTCCAGCTCTCTGTAATTTGTCTAGATTTCTTGGCAAGGCCTCCCCTCCCTCTGTGGAATCAGTAACTTCTCCCAGTTCAGTGTTGTCATTTAGCTTACTCAGAACACCTTCTAGTCCTACATCCAAGTCACTGAAGAGAGCTGGCCCTAAAATGGAGTCATGGGGAACCCCACTAGTGAATGGCTCCCATCCTGCTGTAACCCCACTTAGTGTAACCCTTTGGGCCTGACCCATCAGCTGATTGCTTGTTATTGTACCATGTTTTGGTCTAGCTGTGTGCTGGACATTTTGTACAGAaggatactgtgagaaacaaaatagaattgTCTCAATAGAAATGAACAAATGCCGAGTCAAATTCAAGTATAGACTTGAATTGTCATGTTGCTTTgggtataaaaaaaataaatctttttataCAGTGATTTCAGCTTAAGTAGTGGAAATTTCAAAGGCTTCATTTGAAGGAGGAGGGCTGGGAGTACTTGGCAGTTCTGACCAATATTCTGCTGTCGTAATgataaattatataaaatgaaTGGAATATTTAAATTTAGTTATAGCTTAATTTCAGTTTAGATCCAGATCACAAATGTATAATGGTCTAGACTTGCATTATTTCTTGTCGTAAtttgtagaaatattttttttcattgccttcTTATCTCCTTTTATACAGAATCAGTTTGCAATTAAACCTGAGAAACCTcttgtattttatcttttcagaCATGCAGCTTGCACTGTAGTTGTGTTATGTCTTATATTGTTTAAAATGTACGTTGAGATTTAAGTTgctaataaatgtattttctttgaagttcttCTAGTTAGGTAGTGCTATACCTCTTCCTAGTACTCTTGTTTCAGAGTATTAAAGTCTTACAGTATTTACACGATCTCTAAATAGTTTCatccctctctttttcttcccttcaactgtttttccttctcagaagtCTATCTACTGGGAAAAATGGGTCGATCTAACTCTAGATCACATTCTTCAAGATCGAAGTCCAGATCTCAGTCCAGCTCTAGGTCAAGGTCCAGGTCACACTCTAGGAAAAAGAGATACAGGTATATTCATGTCATACTGcataaaaagaatgttttttgtGTATTGAATTTTGACTGGtagttatttttcactttcatgaGTCTGGGATCTTCATTTTAGACAAGAACCAGTCTCTGCTTTGAAgaaatctttcatttgtttaaaatttgaCTGTAATACTCTTTTCCTGTATCTTTCTTGTGCCTCAGTATAGTTTCAGAATGCTAATGGTTCTTCCTCATTTGTTCTTGGTTTGATTCTCCTGTCCCTTTTcacatgattttctttctcctgtctctTTCCATGctagttttttttctgcctttctcatgTGGCTTTTTGGGTCTGGAATAACTTAAGGCTTCAGCAGATAAGCTTTACCTTgtcttttcagttctcttttccttcacttaCTTACATAGCTACTTATTTAATAAGAGATGGCAGAATTCAGTGTTTACTGTCTTACCAGCTACTGCTGTCTGTAGGTTGGTATATTGAATTAAATTGGAGGTAATCTAACGTCTCATTCCAGGCTATGAACAGTGGTGCATGGAGAACTGAGTGCTGTGTTCCAGAGTGGTCAcaatctcttaaaaaaataaataaaataaaaatatttaaaaaaaaaaaaacagcagagcaagcCATTGGGGCTGGTAATATCTTAATCATATGATGCTGAAGTCTAAGTTTCACAATTCCGTAGAAAAccaatatttattaaaattctttATGGGATAGAGTTCATTCATATGCTGCAAAATTTACTTGAAGACTTACTCTGCTTGCTTTACCATTCTGACTGCATTAGAGAGGCCTAGCGTCTAGTCTTGAGGTACTTTTTTGCTCTCCAATTGTTAAAtgttaacatttgttttttaattctagTTCTAGGTCTCGTTCAAGGACATACTCGCGATCTCGCAGCAGGGATCGTGTTTATTCTAGAGATTATCGCAGAGATTACAGAAATAATAGAGGAATGAGACGTCCATATGGTTACAGAGGAAGAGGTAGAGGGTATTACCAAGGAGGAGGTGGTAGATACCATCGTGGAGGTTATAGGCCCGTGTGGAACCGAAGACACTCCCGAAGCCCTAGGCGTGGCCGTTCACGTTCCAGAAGTCCAAAGCGAAGGTCTGTGTCTTCACAGAGGTCCCGGAGCAGATCTCGTCGATCTTACAGATCTTCCAGGTCCCCAAGGTCCTCTTCATCTCGTTCTTCATCCCCATACAGCAAATCACCTGTCTCTTCCAAAAGACGCGGGTCTATGGAAAAGCaggcaaagaaaactgaagggGCTCCTTTGCAAGATAGccctttgaaaaataaattacaagaCGAACAGAAAGATACATTTGAACATGACCCATCAGAATCTCTTGACGATTTTAATAAATCATCAGCAGCTTCTGGCGACATTTGGCCTGGCCTTTCAGCCTATGATAACAGTCCAAGGTCACCCCACAGTCCTTCTATTGCCACCCCGCCTAGTCAGAGTTCATCTTGCTCTGATGCCCCTTTGCTTAGTACAGCCCACTCAGCAAAGGACACACCTCAACATTCCCATTCCATTCAACATAGTCCTGAGAGGTCTGGCTCTGGTTCTGTTGGAAATGGTTCTAGCCGTTATAGTCCTTCTCAGAATAGCCCATTGCATCACATCCCTTCGAGGAGAAGCCCTGCAAAGACAATCCCATCACAGAATGCTCCCCGTGAGGAGCCTCGAACACGTTCATTTTATCCTGAGACTGGGGAACAGGAAACTGTAAAAGGTGGAAAGTTTCTGAAAAGGTAGGAATTAAACTATAAAATTAACATTGCATCTTAAAATACTGTCTGTagcagtgcttttttttatgttatttttattttttacaagaTCATCACTGTGCCTTGAAAAAGAGAATGTAAAATACTGATGaatgtttttaatcattttagtCTGGTTAGGATTGagctttctcctccttcagaaTGCTTCAAGTTCTTGTTGGGTGATTAGTGGAGACAGGACCAGTGTCCCTGTAAAActcctttgtgtttttcctttgcgATATATTTTGCTGTATTCCATACAAATTGGTATGATGCATCAGACTTGCTTGTTCGACACTGACTTCTGTTTAAGTGCTTAAATGTTTTAATGCTTTATCTAATTTGAAATGCAGAGTTTAAAAACAGATGTTGTATTATGATTGATTTGTTGATGTAAACAGCATTCACTGCTAATTGTACGGTGCTATGTGACATCTTTTTCTTGACTTGTGTTACTTAAGAAGGAGGATAGGTTTTAATATTCTTGGAACATAATTCTACTGATGTGAGGAACAACGGAATGCATGTTCTCAAAATATTTGATATACTTGATACAGTTATAGCTGAAGAAGGAAGTTATCTTACCTTATAGATATTagactgtttctttcttatttacCTTGTAATTTGGTGGGTTgattagaaaaatgaattatagACCAATATATGTGGTCATATGATTTTTCAAGtgaatttgctctgtcagtgATTTTTAGTATGTAAAAATATACTGatagaagatggaaaaaaaaaaatcaaaaagtcAACCTTGCTTGAAGCTAGGCTTAGTGCTGCTGGTAGATGTATTTTAGACCTATGTGAAGATAGTGTACAGACAAAGCAGTAGCTAAAATCAGTTTGTGAGTGTAGTTAGGACATACAGCTGTCTCAGATTAATTCAGATTTGAGTTATTAaagttttatattaatttaatagGGAAAAAGATAGGTATAAGAGCACATGAAGCTGTGTACCAATTTAGAACGAACAAGCTAACCACTAGCTCTTTTTACAAACTCTAGTGGAGAATTTCTACGTGTTCTATTGAAAGGCATTATTTTCTTAAGATGTTTTTGGTAGTGCATAGATGACAGTTAGTACAGTATGAACAGCATGCAAAATTTACTTGCTAAAGTTGTATGGCACAGTGCagtatgttttttcttattgGTGTGGGATTGACGCAAAAGAGGAATGCAAGTGAACTGGAATGAATGCAATCCAGAGTTACCAGTCTCTTCTTTGCTATCCACAGGTACACAGATGAAGAGTCTAGAGTATACCTGCTTGATAGGGGTAATACCAGGGAGAAGGAGGCCCAGAAGGAGAGAGGATCAGAAAAAGGGAGgacagagggagaaagggaatgGGAGGATCAGGAAACTTTAGACTTTTTCGTTGATAAAGAGACTGGGAAAGAGAAGTTTAATGACTCTGAAGGGGAGGACACAGAGGAGACAGAGGATTACAGACAGTTCAGAAAGTCTGTCCTGGCAGATCAGGGTAAAAATTTTCCTACTGCATCTCACCGGAATGCTGAGGAGGAAGGAACCAAGTACAAATCTAAAGTAACAATGAAGGGCAATAGAGAGAGCGATGGATTTAGAGATGAGAAAAGTTATAAGCCTAAAGAGACTGGCTATGTAGCGGAAAGGCCTAGTACAACAAAGGATAAGCACAAGGAAGAAGACAAGAGTTCTGAGAGACTAACgatgaagaaagaaactcaGTCACCTGAGCAGGTAAAGTCTGAAAAGCTCAAAGAACTCTTTGATTACAGTCCTCCTCTACACAAGAATCTGGATGCGAGAGAAAAATCCACCTTCAGAGAGGAGAGCCCACTTAGGATCAAAATGATAGCCAGTGACTCCCATCGTCCTGAAGTTAAACTCAAAATGGCACCAGTACCTCTTGATGATTCCAATAGGTAAATTATTCCACTTGACGAAGTGGTTCTCCACTTGCTTGCAGTGTCACACATCTTTATTTAAACTagtggtttctttttgtgtgtcttttctgttgttgatgCATTTTAGACCTGCTTCCTTGACTAAAGACAGGCTGCTTGCTAGCACACTTGTCCATTCCGTCAAGAAGGAGCAAGAGTTCAGATCCATCTTTGACCACATTAAGTTGCCACAGGCCAGCAAAAGCACGTCAGAGTCATTTATTCAGCATATAGTGTCCTTGGTTCATCATGTCAAAGGTA
Encoded proteins:
- the BCLAF1 gene encoding bcl-2-associated transcription factor 1 isoform X3, coding for MGRSNSRSHSSRSKSRSQSSSRSRSRSHSRKKRYSSRSRSRTYSRSRSRDRVYSRDYRRDYRNNRGMRRPYGYRGRGRGYYQGGGGRYHRGGYRPVWNRRHSRSPRRGRSRSRSPKRRSVSSQRSRSRSRRSYRSSRSPRSSSSRSSSPYSKSPVSSKRRGSMEKQAKKTEGAPLQDSPLKNKLQDEQKDTFEHDPSESLDDFNKSSAASGDIWPGLSAYDNSPRSPHSPSIATPPSQSSSCSDAPLLSTAHSAKDTPQHSHSIQHSPERSGSGSVGNGSSRYSPSQNSPLHHIPSRRSPAKTIPSQNAPREEPRTRSFYPETGEQETVKGGKFLKSPPLHKNLDAREKSTFREESPLRIKMIASDSHRPEVKLKMAPVPLDDSNRPASLTKDRLLASTLVHSVKKEQEFRSIFDHIKLPQASKSTSESFIQHIVSLVHHVKEQYFKSAGMTLNERFTAYQKATEEHCTRQKSPEIHRRIDISPSALRKHTRLAGEERVFKEESQKGDKKLRCDSADLRHDIDRRRKERSKERGDSKGSRESSGSRKQEKSSKDYKDYKSYKDDSKQKREQDRARSSPSSSPSSSSSGSREEKDCKKERDEEFKTHHEQKEYSGFAGVSRPRGTFFRIRGRGRARGVFAGTNTGPSNSNTTFQKRPKEEEWDPEYTPKSKKYFLHDDRDDGVDYWAKRGRGRGTFQRGRGRFNFKKSGSSPKWTHDKYQGDGIVEDEEETMENNEEKDRRKEEKE
- the BCLAF1 gene encoding bcl-2-associated transcription factor 1 isoform X1; its protein translation is MGRSNSRSHSSRSKSRSQSSSRSRSRSHSRKKRYSSRSRSRTYSRSRSRDRVYSRDYRRDYRNNRGMRRPYGYRGRGRGYYQGGGGRYHRGGYRPVWNRRHSRSPRRGRSRSRSPKRRSVSSQRSRSRSRRSYRSSRSPRSSSSRSSSPYSKSPVSSKRRGSMEKQAKKTEGAPLQDSPLKNKLQDEQKDTFEHDPSESLDDFNKSSAASGDIWPGLSAYDNSPRSPHSPSIATPPSQSSSCSDAPLLSTAHSAKDTPQHSHSIQHSPERSGSGSVGNGSSRYSPSQNSPLHHIPSRRSPAKTIPSQNAPREEPRTRSFYPETGEQETVKGGKFLKRYTDEESRVYLLDRGNTREKEAQKERGSEKGRTEGEREWEDQETLDFFVDKETGKEKFNDSEGEDTEETEDYRQFRKSVLADQGKNFPTASHRNAEEEGTKYKSKVTMKGNRESDGFRDEKSYKPKETGYVAERPSTTKDKHKEEDKSSERLTMKKETQSPEQVKSEKLKELFDYSPPLHKNLDAREKSTFREESPLRIKMIASDSHRPEVKLKMAPVPLDDSNRPASLTKDRLLASTLVHSVKKEQEFRSIFDHIKLPQASKSTSESFIQHIVSLVHHVKEQYFKSAGMTLNERFTAYQKATEEHCTRQKSPEIHRRIDISPSALRKHTRLAGEERVFKEESQKGDKKLRCDSADLRHDIDRRRKERSKERGDSKGSRESSGSRKQEKSSKDYKDYKSYKDDSKQKREQDRARSSPSSSPSSSSSGSREEKDCKKERDEEFKTHHEQKEYSGFAGVSRPRGTFFRIRGRGRARGVFAGTNTGPSNSNTTFQKRPKEEEWDPEYTPKSKKYFLHDDRDDGVDYWAKRGRGRGTFQRGRGRFNFKKSGSSPKWTHDKYQGDGIVEDEEETMENNEEKDRRKEEKE
- the BCLAF1 gene encoding bcl-2-associated transcription factor 1 isoform X2, producing MGRSNSRSHSSRSKSRSQSSSRSRSRSHSRKKRYSSRSRSRTYSRSRSRDRVYSRDYRRDYRNNRGMRRPYGYRGRGRGYYQGGGGRYHRGGYRPVWNRRHSRSPRRGRSRSRSPKRRSVSSQRSRSRSRRSYRSSRSPRSSSSRSSSPYSKSPVSSKRRGSMEKQAKKTEGAPLQDSPLKNKLQDEQKDTFEHDPSESLDDFNKSSAASGDIWPGLSAYDNSPRSPHSPSIATPPSQSSSCSDAPLLSTAHSAKDTPQHSHSIQHSPERSGSGSVGNGSSRYSPSQNSPLHHIPSRRSPAKTIPSQNAPREEPRTRSFYPETGEQETVKGGKFLKRYTDEESRVYLLDRGNTREKEAQKERGSEKGRTEGEREWEDQETLDFFVDKETGKEKFNDSEGEDTEETEDYRQFRKSVLADQGKNFPTASHRNAEEEGTKYKSKVTMKGNRESDGFRDEKSYKPKETGYVAERPSTTKDKHKEEDKSSERLTMKKETQSPEQVKSEKLKELFDYSPPLHKNLDAREKSTFREESPLRIKMIASDSHRPEVKLKMAPVPLDDSNRPASLTKDRLLASTLVHSVKKEQEFRSIFDHIKLPQASKSTSESFIQHIVSLVHHVKEQYFKSAGMTLNERFTAYQKATEEHCTRQKSPEIHRRIDISPSALRKHTRLAGEERVFKEESQKGDKKLRCDSADLRHDIDRRRKERSKERGDSKGSRESSGSRKQEKSSKDYKDYKSYKDDSKQKREQDRARSSPSSSPSSSSSGSREEKDCKKERDEEFKTHHEQKEYSGFAGVSRPRGTFHDDRDDGVDYWAKRGRGRGTFQRGRGRFNFKKSGSSPKWTHDKYQGDGIVEDEEETMENNEEKDRRKEEKE